The DNA window TGAGTCAATGTGTTGATTTGACCCACTTGCATCCCTAGCCTAAGGACTTTCCTGAGTTCAAATTATCCTCTGTTCCTTATTGTTCAGAAACGTCAGTCATACTCATGTAATATCTTATATGTACATAATTCTTCACAGTTTTGTCTTTATTACCTTGCAGGGTGAGGAGACTCTCAGAAAAATTCCAGAACAGCCTTCGATGGATGTTTCTTTCGATGGCCCTGAAGGGGATACATCAATTGGAAAGCCTATTATGGAACAGAACGAAACTTCACCTTGCCCAGAACTGGCTCAGGCATGCCTTGCTAATGATTTCTTGAGAAGGTAAATCATCTTTACGTGATCTGACATTTCATTTTTAACTTTTCTTGTGGGTAGTTGGAGTTTCTTAGCGGTTAAAAAAAGTTATTTGTCCTGCGCGTAATCATTTCAGTTCCTGAATAACAGATTTCATCATATTCACGCAAAACTTAGCTTTGCTACATTAGTTGGTACATTTGTGTTCCCTCACTTCACTTGATTCATCAATCTGTTTATAGGTTTGACATTGACGATAGATCAGTAATCTCACACATATTTCATCATTGGGGCAAGAAGCAGGCATTTCAAAATCCAAAGAGATTGCTTGATAAGGTACTGTATTCTTCATTGTACACGAACATGTGGAGGAGAACTGCATGCTTGTAGTTATCAGCAGGCTAGGATTCTGTGATGCCTTCCATTATTGCAGTTTTGTGTTTGCAAGTTTTTTTCTGGTCGACTGATCGCAAGTTTGTGACATTGAAACTCTGAAGCTTTGCGATTGCCAGTGCCCCTATATGGCTATTTCATGATGGATGCATGCTTGACTTTTCAGATCAGTTTTGTTATTGATGAACGCCTACGAGGTAAAGGATACAAGCGCAAGGTGACTTGTTCTCTTGCCCATCCCAAAACATCACCTGACTTATTGATTCTCCTATCAGTTAATCTGTTCTTTGTCATTGTTTGTTgtgttcttgcttgcactgttGTTTGTCATCTTCTGTAATAGTAAATAGCTAATCAATGTGTACTCTCTTGCATTCAAGAGCTTAACCTGGGAAACAAAACTGATGGCAAGTTCTTATCCAGGATGTCTTGCGAAAGCTGAAGTCATTCCTAAGTGGCGAAGAAGCATTTGGTTATGCACAATATGTGAGTTTAGTTATTTTTTTCTTGGTATTACACCTCGGCAATCTTGTTTGTTTTCCTTgtaataaataaaataaataatgCAATGATGTGAGATTCAGGTTATCAAGTGGGAACAAATTCCTATTGAGAAGCGGAGCCATTTAACGAGAGAAAGACAGGTAAGATTCTGGTCTGGGCCATCACAAATGTCTTGCATTCTTAATATTGAAGAGGCATCTTTGCTACGAAAGCGGAGTCGTTTATATGTCCTTCGGGAGACCTTTTTTTTTGACTTTTTTGGTTTTGTTTCAGGAACATTTCCTAAAGCAGAGGATAGAGAATTCCATGGGTTCGTCAGAACCCACAGCCAAGCAGGTCGGTTATTCTGTTCATCTCGTTGTAAATGCTCTCATTTTGGGTTATTAGATGCATCAACTTGTTAGTTTGTTGGGACCATGTTTCTGTCCATCAGCCCTCTTCATGATTCTGCCTGTTATTTCTCAAGATGTGTCGCACTCTATTTTCAGACCAAACTAAACTCAATCCCCGTGTGTCCAACTGCAGATATCCTACCTCCGGAACCTTGGGTGCACCATCACTCCGACCTCTCGCTTACATGCATCTCATCTCATCGAAAAGTACAAATCTCTCTGACTTAAAGCTGCAGAGCAGATGCACCCGACCGCTCCGATTACATGCATCTCATTGATGGAAGTCGTGTTCAAAGTTCGAACTGTATAGCTGTATAACTTATGTACATGCTGTACATATTATGAGTGTAGTATGTATGAACTCTGTTGTGGACTGGACACTTCAGGGTTGTAAGACATAGCTCCGTTCAGAATTCTGTTTGACACCAACTGAATCTTAACAGAGACCCTGCTTGGCACAGTTTTTTAATTGACTTCTACATAGAAATTATCAAATTCCATAAAACTGAAGCTATCCTTGTACAAATTAATCTTATGATTTATCATTTTAGATTCGTTGCTACGACTAAAAGGATGGTGTACAATCATATACATACATGCACCCACAAGCATAATATCCATGAAGTATAATGGTACCGACATAGTCATGACACACAGCACttaacaaattaaattataaaataaGCAAATGGAATTAATGTAACATTAGATCCACATCAGGACTTTATCATCGACGACAAATTCAACAAATATAAAAATACACTCTtagctttcaaaaaaaaaacactctTAGGGAGGGGTTTCTAGCAGGACCAGTTTAAGATTTTATTTAGCAAATGTTTTTATTGTGTTGTTTACTCCATAGAAGCCGTACTTCTATTAATGTTTGAATTGCTAATTTCCCTCCAGGCTGCCGGGGGCGTGCAGCACCATGGTCTCGATTGTGATTCCCGGTCCGAACGCCATCACCACTCCCCACTCCTCGGGTGCTTCCCCTTCCTGCTTGGCAGCCCGACGGCGGCGCAGCTCATCGAGCACGAAGATCACCGTCGTGCCGCTCATGTTGCCGAACTGGCTGAGCACGTGCCGGCTCGCCGCCAGCTTCCCGTCGTCGAGGCCGAGCACTCCTTCGATGTGGTCCAGGATGGCACGGCCGCCGGGGTGGATGGCCCAGAAGAGGTCGTTCCATTTGGCACTCACGCCAAGTGCGTCGAACGCGTCGATCAGGCAGCGTTCAACGTTGCTCCCCAGCAACCGTGGCACCTGGTTGGAGATGTGGTATTCCATGCCGCCTTTGGTGATCTCCATGGAGATGGCATCCTCGGTCTCCGGTATCGTGGTCTGCGAGGCGAAGGCCATCTCGAACAGGGGGCGCTCCACGGGGCTGACGGGGTCGGCGCCGATGATGACGGCGCCGGCGCCATCGCCGAACAGAGCCTGGCCGAGGATGTTGTCCGGGCAGCCGCCTTCCGGCCCATAGAAGGCGATGAGCGTGATCTCGGAGCACGCCACGAGGACGCGCGCGCCGCGGTTGTTCTCGGCGAGCTCCTTAGCGAGCTGGAGCGACCTGCCGCCGCCGTAGCAGCCGTGGAGGTTGAGCATAGTGCGGGAGACCGTAGGGCTGAGGCCCAGGAGCGACGCGAGGCGGCGGTCGGCGCTCGGGGCGCGAGCGCCGGAGTACGTGCTGAAGATGAGGTGGGTGATCTCGGTGGCCGGGC is part of the Panicum hallii strain FIL2 chromosome 2, PHallii_v3.1, whole genome shotgun sequence genome and encodes:
- the LOC112882770 gene encoding bisdemethoxycurcumin synthase-like, whose protein sequence is MGSAPATVGEIRRAQRADGPAAVLGIGTANPSTCVAQDDYPDYYFRVTNSEHLTDLKAKLTRICKKSGIKQRFMHLNEELLAANPDFTDRALPSLDARVDIASAAVPELAASAAAKAIAEWGRPATEITHLIFSTYSGARAPSADRRLASLLGLSPTVSRTMLNLHGCYGGGRSLQLAKELAENNRGARVLVACSEITLIAFYGPEGGCPDNILGQALFGDGAGAVIIGADPVSPVERPLFEMAFASQTTIPETEDAISMEITKGGMEYHISNQVPRLLGSNVERCLIDAFDALGVSAKWNDLFWAIHPGGRAILDHIEGVLGLDDGKLAASRHVLSQFGNMSGTTVIFVLDELRRRRAAKQEGEAPEEWGVVMAFGPGITIETMVLHAPGSLEGN